attggtTGGTTTTTAACAAATTCAGGTTATTTTCATCAAAACTGTTggtactttaaaatttctttttggtGTTGGTTTGGTATGTTATGTTTTCTTAGAATTTATTTATCTCATCTAAATTTTTGAATTTATTGGCATAATCGTTCATAATatcctttcttaaaaaattaaatatatatggaatctgtaATCATCTTCCCTTTTTATTCTTACACTGGTTTTTTGTGccttctctcttatttttcttcattagtCTTAACATAGGTTTATCAAATTTgtcaatcttttcaaagaaacaagtTTTGTTGATCCTGTCTATGATCTGtttgatttctatttctctacttttgcagtcttaaaattattatttctttgtaaatcaaaacaatgagctatcacctcataccagccagaatggctagcatcaaaaaatctacaaacaataaacactggagaaggtgtggagagaagggaacccttccagtctgttggtgggaatataaattggtacagtcaatataaagaacagtatggaggttcttaaaaaaactaaaaacagagctaccatatgaccctacaatcccactcctgggcatgtatctatccagagaaaaacataatctgaaaggatacatacactccagtgttcattgcagcactgtttataataaccaagacatggaagcagtctaaatgtccatagacagaggaatggataaagaagatgtattatatatatacaacGGACTATGACTCAGTCatcaaaatggatgaaataatgccatttgcagtaacatggatggacctagagagtgtcatactgaatgaactaagtcagacagaaggagaaatatcatatgacatcccttatatgtgaaatctaaaaagaaatgatacaaatggacttataaaacagaaagacattcacagatttagaaaacaaacttaggttgctggagatgggagggatagttagggagtttgggatggacatgtacacactgctatatttaaaacagataaccagcaaagacctactatatagcacatgtaAGTCCtgtcagtgttatgtggcagtctggatgggagggggattgAGGGGGaaatggatccatgtatatgtatgactgagtccctttgctatttacctgaaactgtcataacattgttaatcaggtataccctaatacaaaattaaaaattcaaaagaataaaaaaagtgtaaaaaatggttattttctttcttaaactttccttgggtttattattttttataatttcttaatatatttgcttaatttattaatatttacctgttttcttttaacagatgcatttaaagatttaaattttcCTTCAGTCACTGCTTTGCCTGCTTCCATATGTTTTAATAtgtagcattttaatttttccttttcattcccttgtggctcaggtggtaaagaatccacctgcaatgggggagacctgggttcgatccctgtgttgggaagatccgctggaggagggaaaggctacccactccattattctggcctggagaattccatggactgtatagtccatgggggtgcaaagagtcggactctacTGAACgacttttgcttttttcattcagTTCCAAATATTTTCGTACATCTATTATGATTTTTCCCTGACTCATAAGTATTTAGAAGTGTATTATTTACATATGGGAAGTCTGCTGATAGCTTTTGGACATTGTTTTCTAGTTTAATTGTGTTGTATTTACTAGCAACATTCTACAGGATTTCAGTCCTCTGATATTTGTCAAGAATTGTTTTATGGCTCAATGTATGGTTAAGTTTCTTAACTGTTGTTCAAAGATTTTAtatcttacagattttttttctttttgtttgaagGCATGTAAGTATCTCTCACTATAATTGTATTTTTTGCCTATTTCTCCTTTTGATTttgtcagtttttgctttatCTGATGTTATGTTATTTTGTGGGATGAAtggtatccccttctcctcaaatGTTATATGTTTAGGTACCTAAACATATAGAATTGTTATCTTCAATTAATTTGTGTGTTTGATGTGAGATAGGGGttaagtttcatttttttccctatttggTTATCCAGCTGCTCTAGcaccttttaaaactgttttgaaTTACTGTGGCAACTTTGTAAAAAATCACATTACCATATatttgtgggtttatttttgaACTCTCCGCTCTTTTTGATTGATAGATTTATCTACATGCCAGTATCAAACTATCTTAATTATTGTGGCTTAATACTAAGCCTTAAAAACTGGTAGTATAAATTCTCTGACCTAGCTATTTTTCAATGCCATCTTGGTTCTAAATTTCCACGTAAATGTCAGAATCAgattttcaatttatataaaaaagttCACTGAGCTTTTGATGAGATTGCATTCAATCTATACATCAGTTTTAAGAAcatcttaaaaaaatcattttctcaaTTCTTAAAcgttaaaactttaaaaatatctcttagtcctattttgtaattttcagcatAGAGGTTGCATTattttgctagggctgccataacaaaatatcacagactgggtgTCTTAAGcagcaaaaatttattttctcacagttctggaggctagaagtccaagaaaAAGGTGCTGGCAGGTTTGATTTATCCTGAGGtctttctccttggcttgcaaGTGGCCACCTTTTTGCTGTGTCTTCAACATGGTATTTCCTAGAGAACCATCTCTGGCATCACTTCACGTgcccaaatttcctcttcttccaaggacaccagtcagattggattagggcccaccctaatggtctcattttaatttattaacaTGCTAAAGGCTCTGTCtttaaatacagtcacattctgagttaTTCATGGTTAGggcttcagtatatgaatttggggaaaaGGTGATACCATTCATCCCACAAAAGAAATCTGCAacatcttttgttaaatttgttcCTACTTGATTTTTATAGACTGTTGTAAATTATATTGATTGAAATAGTTTTCCTCAAGTCTGTGTCTGATACTTCTAATATCTTGAGGTCCATGTTTCAATTTTCTGTTATTCCTaatgtttttcatttatgttGTTCTTCTCTTAGACTGCGTGGTAGTGTAGTTgatttgtttttagaaataatttgtgATGAAGGATGATGATATCTTCCTGTAAAGGTAATTTAGGCTTGTTTCTGTCTTGTGCCTGGTGGGAGGAGCTAACAATTCAGGAACGTCTCAATCCAAATTTAGGGACTGAGCGTTTTCTGGggtttccctaatagctcagctactaaagaatccacctgcaatgtaggagactcccATTCGATTcctgatctgctggagaagggataggctacccactccagtgttcttggggttctgcagtggctcagctggtaaagaatctgcctaccatgtgggagacctgggttcaatccctgggttgggaagattccctggagaagggaacagctacccactccagtattctggcctgttgAATTTTAGGGACTGAAATTTAGGGACTCAATCCAAATATAGGGACTGAGATTTTTCTGGGCCATACAGAACATGGGCACCTTACCTTATCTTTTGTCCTCATTCCTAGAATGGAATAaggactgaatattcattggtttTGCCAGGGTCCCCTACCTTCATGGGTCTTGGTTTAGAACTTTTCACCTTAGCACTTTGAGGTTGTCAAATATCCTACTCAGCTTCTTAGCCTTTTAGAGGCAGGCAGATGTTCTAGAGAAAAGTGGATTCACATCCCACGGTCATGTCTTTGTAttaattaaatacacacacacacacacacacacacacagagttgtgtCTGTAGAATAAAATCCTATCAGTGAAATTGCTATATCagtttgtatatgtgtatatttgacATGTGTGCATCTGACGAATGCAATtctgtagaaataaatgaaaaccacCCATATTGAGCAAACAggctatttattgagtgcttgctaTAGTAAGAAAGTCAACTGTCATCACTTGCATTTGGCAGGCAGGGGAGTGGGAAAGCTTTATAGTGAAAAAAAAGGGGAAGAGTGTGTATTTAACATTTTCTGACTTGAGGCTGTTGACTTGGGAAATCTGGAGTTGGGCTACCTAGAAGTGGGGCATCTTATGTGACTGATTTGGGAGGTCATATTTGGCTTTCTTGGTTGGTCCTGACTTGGAGGCTAAGAGTGAAAATAGGGAGGCTGGCAGTTGTTGAGCAAATCTTGACCATTCTGGGCCAGTTGCTATGGAGGTTGTGATTTAGTTTCTTGGACAGATTGCTATGGTCTGTGATTTGGTTTTCTGAGATGGTTGCTTACAGAGGTTGTGGCTTGGCTTTCTGAGCTTATGTGGGTCTGGCCATTATCCATTTATATATTCAGTTTCTCATCCTAAGTGATActgtagtaccaaagaatgtatATAAATTTGCCTTTTAACTTCAGTAGAAGTTGTATCAACTTATCATCTTACCAGTAATGTGTGATCATCTGCTCCAACATAGCAGGctattaattttttgaattttactCAACTGGTACGTGGAAATTTGTATTATGTTTCAAATTTGCATTTTTGTAAGACTGAGCATCTCCTCATATAGagtcatttgtgtttctttttgtgtGAACCATCTTTTCCTATACTTgtccatttttataataaattattgattttttttctttgctttgtggGCACTTATTATATATAAAGGAAATTGGTCTTTTGAATGTTAACTGAGTTGTAAATATCTTTCCCAGTTATTGTCTCTTgaccttttttatatatttagaattttttatgTGGTCAAATATATCAGCCTTTTTAATTAATGGCTTCTGGGTTTGTGTTCAAAAAGGCCTCATCTactctgagattaaaaaaaaaaatcccatgtttatgtatttttatttatataaatacaacctgaagataatattttttaattaagaccGTCTTACTGTTTACCAAGGTTAGTTAAGAACAAAGGTATAATGGATCTTAAAATTGTCAATGAGAATGAAATTTCTCATCTTCAGAATTCTGAAGTGTTCTctaggcagggaggcaggggcttGGTGTGCAGGCTTACAGGTACAACACTTGAAAACTATAGGAGTCCGAGTCCAAAAGTTTCTACAAAGCAAAAGTTGCTGGTCTCCTTTGAAAGTCGCATTCCATAACCCCCACTGCCCTTGTATTTCTCACCCTGAATTCCACCTCCAAGGCAAGGCCTCAATTTATCGTCGGGAGAATCTGTTCTTGAAATCTTTAATTGTCTTGGCCATCATGGGAGCAATTTTCTTCACAGGTTTCCTGCCGTTGACCACCTGTGGCAAGTGGGTACTGGTAGTGCTTGAGCATGTGTGGGCCGGCTTCTCATGGGTAAGGTTAAGGACACTGCTGCTGGAGGGAGTATGGCTGGTTTCTCTGGGGTATGGAGCTGGCTTGATCTTGACTTTTTCAGGGACAGCTGCTTCTTGTGTTTCAAACTGCCGCCTCCTTTGGACATCAGAAAGTGGCCGGGCCAGAGAGTTGAGTAGGATCATTTTTGCTTGTCGGCCTTTGGGTTTATTGGCGTGTGCAGTCTGGATATTCACCGTCAGTGCTCGAAGCCGCTGCTCTTGGGCATCCTGAAGCCGCATGTACATCTCTCGCCATGACTCATGCTCTTGTGGCCTTTCTTTCCTAAAGTTTTGGTGACAGtgaattttccatagttgatCTGTTTCTTGAACTAGTGTATGATTGTATTTCTCTATGCGATACAGCTGATCAGGTGCACAGCTCTTCAAGATGGGTTCAAGAACTGAATATGGGACTCCTCCCACTTTAAAGATTGAACTGATGTTGTTTTTAAGTACCCAGATGCACTGTTGGCGCAGGGTCATCATTTTGGCAAGATAGGCACACTTAGAGCCAGAAAACACTTGCATCTTAGAATTCATTCTGCATCCAGTAAATCCAACTTCTTCCACTTTTTGGGGTGAAGACAGTGCTTTTTGCTTTGGTGGGAAGGAGGACATCAATCTAGAGGCAGGAAGTGGATGGTACTTGGCGGAGATCCTGGGTAATGGAAGATCTGGCCACACAGGTGCATCAATGGGGACCTTTTCCAGCTTGGCCCAGACGTTTCCAGATGGTTGCTGCTTCTCTGATCTGTTTTCATTCACCTCAGGCAGTTCCTGAACCAAGTCCAAATTTTGACTTGAGTCATTTTTTTTAGGTCCTTTCTCTTCAAGAGCAGTGGCTGAAGTTTtcataatctttttcttttcctccctagGCTGGTCCTGGTTGAGCAATGAATGAAAAAACATGGTGGGCGGCTTGCATTCATTATCCATATCTGTCTCCTCAACTTCAGGGAGGGAGCCATCTGGCTTTCCACTCAAATGGGGAGGTCTTACTTTCCCTTCTTGAATCTTTTGGTTATCGGTAGCCTTCTCTTTCACCATGGGTAACAGGCCTTTTGTCCCCTCTGCTATGTCCAAGCGGTTGAGGCTTTGcttgtttttgtctggtttggtTTTCTCTGAGTCTTcctgcttttgctttttaaagtctGAAGTGTGCCCGAAGGAAGGTGAAAACTGGATCCCGCGGCgccttctttcctcctctttgacGCTAGTAGAAGGCGGATTCTCCTTTGCTCTGTCGCTGGGGACAGGCCGCGGGCTTTCCTCTCTGGAGGAAGCCAGGACTGATTTTTGGCTGGTCAAAGGAGAAGACTTCTCGTATTCTTTGGCACCCAAAGGGTGTTTGTCATCGTGGGGAGACTGGTACCCCCAGCTTAggctcccagcctccctcccgTGGGGGGCACAAAGGCCGTGGTCTTGACTGAACCCCAGTCTGGCCCGAGGAGCATCATAGGGGCCTCCTCCAGGTCCCCGCTGTATAACGTAGACCTCCGAGGGGCGTCTGTGACGGTCCCCGGACATCAGACGAGGACGTGTAGACGGTGGGGGGGACCGTCTGTAACCACAATATGCCCGCTCTGAGGAATAAGCTGGGGAACCTCTGCAACACTGCCTTCTGTCCTCGTCCCTCTCCCGGCCGCAGGACTCATGATGGGGCCTCGCGGGCTCTGAGAGGTGTCTGTGTTGCTGCTGTCTGTGCTCGCGGCCACGCGAGCGACCGCTGCGGTCTGCGAGGTGTGCGCGGCCGTCTCCCTCCATCGCCTCCTCCTCCTGAGGAGCTTCCCTGGGGCAGATGCCTCTCAGGGTTTCAGTCCCCCGGAGCCAGCCTCCTCCACTGCGCTGCTAGGTCCCGGCCAAGCTTCCGACGCGATGGCTTTTGCGCCCGCCACTGCCGTCGGGCAGACCCGGCTCTCCGCTAGAACCGCCACGGGGCCGGGCGAGACCGAGGGCACTTCTCGTCTCTCCACGACCTCCTTGGTGTGAGGATGGGGGCGGCCAGGCCCCGCGGCTCCTCAGCAACCTGGTGCTCGGACCCCGCCGCCGCCCGGCTCTGCCTCGAGCTCCCCCTGGTGCACACGGCGCGCGACCCCGCCTCCGGCGCTCAGGACGCAGCGTGCCCACGGCAATCGCTACCTGCGCTGCGTCCGGGACTTGAGGAAACCCCAGCGCCCCCTTCCTGCGGGGGCTGCGAGCGGTGCCCACATTACATCACCACCAGGAACCCCTGGGCCACCTCGCCCCGCTCCCGTCCCCAGAGCAGCAATAGCGACAACCACCCTAGCGCTGGACGCCTGCCGTCGAGTAATTCCAGCCTGTAAGAACCAAAGAAGAGTTATATTATCCCCGTTTTATGGGTGAGGCTTAGAATAAAGTAACTTGCCTGTGATCACGAAACAGGAAGAGGTGCAGCCGCACTTTGACGGCAGGTAGTTGAGGTCCAGAGTCACAGCTCTGAATACGCCGAGAACCTGAGGCCTAACCGAGAGAAAGGGATTTGCCTAAAATCCGACAGATTAGGCCCATGAGGGCAATAATAGTTCCTGTGTctgattttggagaaggaaatggcaccctactccagtactcttgcctggaaaatcccatggacggaggagcctggtaggctgcagtccatggggtcgcgaagagtcggacaccactgagcgacttcactttcacttttcactttaacgcattggagaaggaaatggcaacccactccagtgttcttgcctggagaatcccagggacgggggagcctggtgggctgccgtctatggggccgcacagagtcggacacgactgaagcgacttagcagcagcagcagcagcagtgtctgactTGCCCTCAAGCAATATCTAACAAAGGTATCAATAATTCTGAGAGGAATGAATGCTGTTTGCTCTGATCACCAAACGTCAGCAGTAGGGCATGAAATGGATTAGTTCATGGTGGTGCCTTAGACCACCATGTGTGCTCGAGGAAACAAACCCTTATCTTGGAAGGCCGAAAtttattgttactgttattactactaaagtgaaaatgaagtcgcttagtcatgtccgactctttgcgaccccatggactgtagcct
The Capricornis sumatraensis isolate serow.1 chromosome 21, serow.2, whole genome shotgun sequence genome window above contains:
- the LOC138097487 gene encoding elongin-A-like yields the protein MEGDGRAHLADRSGRSRGREHRQQQHRHLSEPARPHHESCGRERDEDRRQCCRGSPAYSSERAYCGYRRSPPPSTRPRLMSGDRHRRPSEVYVIQRGPGGGPYDAPRARLGFSQDHGLCAPHGREAGSLSWGYQSPHDDKHPLGAKEYEKSSPLTSQKSVLASSREESPRPVPSDRAKENPPSTSVKEEERRRRGIQFSPSFGHTSDFKKQKQEDSEKTKPDKNKQSLNRLDIAEGTKGLLPMVKEKATDNQKIQEGKVRPPHLSGKPDGSLPEVEETDMDNECKPPTMFFHSLLNQDQPREEKKKIMKTSATALEEKGPKKNDSSQNLDLVQELPEVNENRSEKQQPSGNVWAKLEKVPIDAPVWPDLPLPRISAKYHPLPASRLMSSFPPKQKALSSPQKVEEVGFTGCRMNSKMQVFSGSKCAYLAKMMTLRQQCIWVLKNNISSIFKVGGVPYSVLEPILKSCAPDQLYRIEKYNHTLVQETDQLWKIHCHQNFRKERPQEHESWREMYMRLQDAQEQRLRALTVNIQTAHANKPKGRQAKMILLNSLARPLSDVQRRRQFETQEAAVPEKVKIKPAPYPRETSHTPSSSSVLNLTHEKPAHTCSSTTSTHLPQVVNGRKPVKKIAPMMAKTIKDFKNRFSRR